The DNA window CCGTTGACAGAGAGGGGGAGGAAAAAAGGGGAAATGTCCCGGTTATTTGACTTTTACGTTATGGCTTTGAGCTTTGCGTTTTGAGCTTTGCGTTTTTTTGTTTAATTATTCCCACCCATTTGCCCCTTACTTTACACTCCATTATAATAAAATCATGCATGAGGCGAGCATCACGGATAGCCTGCTGTCCCTGGCGCTGGAGAAGGCCAGGGAAGCCAAAGCTCAAAAAATCACCCGCATCAACCTGGTGTTCGGGGAGCTGTCCGGGGTAGTGGGCGAGTGCGTGAAGTTCTACTTCGACGTTATCAGCAAAGATACAGCGGCGGACGGCGCGGAGCTTGCCTGGGAGACGCGCCCCGCCCGCATCCGGTGTCGCAAATGCGATAAAGAGTTCACCCCCATCGACCAGGACTGGACCTGCCCGGACTGCCATGAAATCAGCCTGGAGATAGTGTCCGGCCGGGAATGCTATATGGAAAGTATCGAGGTGGAATAGATGTCCGTTAAAGTAATCACCGTGGGCGAAAAAATACTCGGGGCGAACGAGGTAAAAGCGAAGGAAAATAAAATACGGCTGGACAAACACGGCATCCTGACGGTCAACATCATGTCATCGCCGGGGGCGGGCAAGACCAGCCTGATTCTGAGCACCATCAAGCGGATGAGCCAAGAGGCGCGCATCGCGGTTATCGAGGGGGACGTGGCTTCCAGCGTGGACGCGGAGAAAGTGAACGCGCTGGGCATCCCGGCGGTGCAGATTAACACTAACGGCGGCTGTCACCTGGACGCTTTTATGGTGGCGGACGCGCTGGACAACCTGCCGCTGGCAAAGCTGGACCTGCTCTTCATCGAGAACGTGGGCAACCTCATCTGCCCGAACAACTACAAGCTGGGCGAGGATATCCGGCTGATGATAGCCAGTATGCCGGAAGGCGATGACAAGCCCTATAAATACCCCGCCATGTTCGCCGACAGCGACGTGGTCATCCTGAACAAGACCGACCTCCAGCCCTATCTTGACTTCAACGAAAGCTCTTTCCGCCAGATTGTGACCGGGCTGAACCCGGACGTGACCATCTTCCCGGTATCCTGCAAGGCGGGGTCGGGGATGGACGCCTGGTTCGGCTGGCTGGCGGCGGCGCTGAAAAACAAGCGGGGGAAGTAAGGAGAATTATCTCACCCTTCGACAGGCTCAGGGTGAGCGGATTTTTATAGTCCGAAGCAATATTACGTCGCCCTTCGACGAGCTCAGGGTGAGCGGATAATTGGAATCCAAATAATACGTCCGCTCATGGTGAGCACGTCGAACCATAGCGGGGGAATACAGGAATGAGTTTTTGGGTTTATATCCTTGAGTGCGCCGATAGGAGCTATTATACCGGCCATACGGACGACCTGGAAAAACGTTTAGCCGGGCATGAACAAAAAGTGTTCAAATGCTATACCTCAACCCGGCTCCCGGTTAAATTAGTTTTTTGTGATGAATTTCCAAGTAGAGAAGATGCCTTCGCCAGGGAAAGGCAGATAAAGGGCTGGTCACGGAAAAAGAAGCAGGCGCTAATTAAAAAGGATTGGGATAAACTTGTAAGATTAGCGAGAGGAAAAAAGGCTTCACCCTTCGACAGGCTCAGGGTG is part of the Dehalococcoidales bacterium genome and encodes:
- the hypA gene encoding hydrogenase maturation nickel metallochaperone HypA — encoded protein: MHEASITDSLLSLALEKAREAKAQKITRINLVFGELSGVVGECVKFYFDVISKDTAADGAELAWETRPARIRCRKCDKEFTPIDQDWTCPDCHEISLEIVSGRECYMESIEVE
- a CDS encoding GIY-YIG nuclease family protein, with product MSFWVYILECADRSYYTGHTDDLEKRLAGHEQKVFKCYTSTRLPVKLVFCDEFPSREDAFARERQIKGWSRKKKQALIKKDWDKLVRLARGKKASPFDRLRVSGFL
- the hypB gene encoding hydrogenase nickel incorporation protein HypB, with amino-acid sequence MSVKVITVGEKILGANEVKAKENKIRLDKHGILTVNIMSSPGAGKTSLILSTIKRMSQEARIAVIEGDVASSVDAEKVNALGIPAVQINTNGGCHLDAFMVADALDNLPLAKLDLLFIENVGNLICPNNYKLGEDIRLMIASMPEGDDKPYKYPAMFADSDVVILNKTDLQPYLDFNESSFRQIVTGLNPDVTIFPVSCKAGSGMDAWFGWLAAALKNKRGK